Within the Flavobacteriales bacterium genome, the region GCCATACTGGCCTCCCTGTTCGATAACCTGATAGAAGCCGTGAACATCCTTGGATCTTTGTTTTACGGAAGCATCCTGGGTATTTTCCTGGTGGCATTTTTCTTCAAAGGGGTGGGGGGGCGCGCGGTGTTTCCTGCGGCATTGATCTCCCAAGGTCTGATCCTTGTACTGTTTTACCTGAACCGAACGGGGCAAATGGAGATCGCCTATTTGTGGTACAACCTCATTGCACCTGCGCTGGTGATCGGAATTTCGTTGTTGTTGGAAAGAGGGATGAAAATAATTAGGAATTAGGAATTAGGAATTAGGAATGGACGGGATGGTAACGGATACTGATTTCAGTTGGGTATTCTTGTGGTATCCACATCCGGGTAATACGTGTTACACCTAAAGTCTAACATAGGGCATCTGTCACCCGGGGCGCACCAATCCCCGCCCCAATTCAAGTTAGCAATACGATTCATGCGGAAGGAGCGAACATCGTGTTTGATCTTACCCATGTATGAATAGGCATTCTTTCTTCCCACATCCCGCGTCTAATATCTATCGTCTCAACATCCATCTCCCTTTGGCACACCCCTTGCATCCTGTTTTTTGGAATACAGGCTCCGATATGTAAATTAGCCCGTCGTTCAACCAAATCAAGCGTCTATGAAACGTGTAAGCGTAGTGTGTGTATGTGCATTGTTGTGGCTGCCGGTGCTGTCGTCCCGGGCCAATCCCATTCGGGATACGGAAGGGGCACCCAACCGGAACCAGGTCATGGAGATAGATTTCTGTGAAAATTTCAAACAAATTATCGAAGCAGCCAAAGCGGGATTCAATGCGGTGCGGGGGGAGCAAACGACCAAGAAGATCTCCGGCGCTGACCGCCCGTACCAGTTTTGCACCGTGGAGTTGTCCGCCACATACAAGGGCTACATCGGTATGAGCGAAACCCATCCGTCGTATGAAGTGTTCTTTGAAACGGAAACGCTGCCGAAGATCACCGACAAGCTGAAGAAATCCTATGAAGAGGTAGTCGCAAACATCAAAGCGTGTTTGCCGGAAACAGAATGGACCATTGTGGAAAAGGATGCGTCCAATGACATTTACCTGGAAGGAACCGATTTCAAAAAGCTCCAGGTGATGCAGAAGGAAGTGGATGAGAACGGGAACCGCATCGTGATGGAGGTGAACATGTACCGCCACGGCACTGAGAACAAACGGGTGGTGGAGTTGAAGATTGAGGGGATTGGGGTGCCAAAAGGAGAATAGATTTTTGTAAGTTTTTTTTGCTGATGGACCTCCCGGTTAACCGGGAGATCCGTGTTTTGAGGGGTTTCCTGCCGGGGAATTCCGATGTTCCCGCTTTGTCCTATATTGCGCAAAAATCCAAGGTCATGGCAGACGAAAAATACCACGCACCCCCTGAGGTACAAATAGAGATCGAAAAGCAAAAAACCAAGCGGTTTACCAGCATGCTGATCTTTTTCGGCATTCTGGCGGTGGTATCCTTTGTTGTGATCTTCCAGATGGTGGGCCCCAAAGGAAAAGGCGGCAAAGGATCCTTCAACATCGACATTAAAAAAGGTACGTTCAGTTTTAATGTGGATCAACCGATTGTGGAGCAGGCCAAAACCGCTACCAAATCCGTGGAGGCACCATCGGGTGAACGGTTCGAGTATACCACCGGCAGCGTGACCCGTGACCAGATCCACGAGTTTGATGAAAGCGGGGTCCAATTTTTTCCGGACCGTTTCACAGGAAAGAACCTGGTGAATGAGGCGGCCGGTTTCGTGGTGTATGCCGACCATCCGAATGACTGGCACGTGACCTACAACCAGGCGGGCCTGGATGATCCGCTCACACCCATTAATACATTTATGTACAGCGACGGCAGCCACATGAATGTAACCAAAGAGTTCAATACGGGTGGGATGAACCTGGAACAATACGTGGAAGCATCCATTGATAATCTTTTTGCTGCGCAGTTGATCACCGAGGAACCTTATGTTTCCTACTCTGACGATTACAACACTGCATTCCTGACCTTTACCAACCAGTACACCAACGGTGTTTCATTCATGAAAATCATCAAGGGTGGCAACCAGTTCCTGGTGGCATCCGCCAATTACAATTTTTCCATCACCCCCAAACCGGTTCAGGAAGACCTGGTGAACATGGTGTCAGACATAACCCTGATAGAATAATACCGGTCAGTTAATCACATAAAAAAGCCGGCGTCCCAGAAGGAGCCGGCTTTTTGTTTGGAATATTCGTGCCTGCTTATTGCTTGAAGCTGATGATGATTGACGCACAACCACTGATCTTGGCTTCTTCCGCAGCTTTCTCTTCCGGTGTTTCTTTCTTGAGGCTGTCGGGAAGTGTGTCGTTTGGGTCAACAATGTTGCCACGCTCTTCCACTTCCTGGCCGGCAAAGTGAAATTTCAACTGGCAGGTGATGGTGGATTTGAATTCAAGGTCCCACACGCGTGCATTCTCAAACTGCTCGTTGTTGAACAATATGTTGCCTTTCGGGTCGGTGATGGAATACACGATGGGTGCATCGGCAAGGTCTGAACAGGTAACGATGCGGTACGTGGTGCCGCCGTAAAAGGTAACAGTGTATTCTGCCTGCAAACCGCCGGTCAGGAATTCACGGTACTGTTGTCCGTCGCTGATGTATTCCGGAGATGCGAATTCCTTGTAACAGGGAACCTCCAGGTCTTTGTATGATCTGCCGTCGTTGCACTGTGCCATGGAAGCTGTGGCGGTGAAGCCAACGAGGGAGAGGATAATAAAAATGCGTTTCATTGCAATGGATTTAAGTTGATAGTGGGATGCTCATCAGGAGATCAGCTTCCGGCGAAGGTCTTCCAGGTATGTGATGATGCGATCAAGGTTTTCTTGCTGGATCCCTTGCTGGTTCGTGCTGTTGATGACCGACTTTTTACCGCCGGCATCGTGGGTGCTTTCCACAAACGTGTAATTTGAATAGGCCTGGTTGAATTCCTGCAGGACGTATTGCAGGGTGTCAATGGCATTGGCGAATTCAGGCTGATCTTCCCTGGAGAAATTTCCGCCGGCCACATTGAGCAGGTTCTTCAGGGTGGCACCCTGGGATGCGATGCAGTCGAGCAACATGGCATCTTTCGTTTTCTGGTAGGCATTCAAAGCACAGTGCATGCTTTCGATCCAGGCACCGCAAGCGATCATGGCCGCTGCATCCGTGCGTTCACCTTTGTCCAGCAATTCGTCACACGATTTGTACGCGGTGGCAACGAGGTTCATCAAAGCTTCCTTATTACCTCCACCCTTGAGCGCACTCATCAGGTCTGATCCGAAGGCAGCGGACAAATCCAACTGTTCGGCCAGCTTACCGGCAGCGCCCATGTATTCCATGGCCGGTTGTGATTGGTTGAAGGCACTGGCATATCCCGCATCTGCACCGTAGATGCCCAGGTTGATGGCCTGCTGGAATACAGTGGTGTATTTGCTTGCATCTGCCGTGTTGGTCAGATTGGCCTTGTCAAACGCAACCCCTGATTTTTGGATCAGGTTGGTCATCTGGATGGCCGAAGGAATTACCACCAGTTTGTTATCCACTTTGAGCAGACCTGAGTTTTCCGTTACGGTCTTTTCTTCTTCCGGCATGGTTTCAACCGGCTTTGCGTCGTGACCGCAGGATGCCAGCATCGCTCCGCATGCCACAAGACCGTGCAAAATCAATAGTCGGTGCGAATATTTCATTTGTTTAGTTTTTAGATCGACGAAGGTACAAAAATATGAATAGCACCTGAAAGGAGTTTTGTACTGTGTTCTTCCATCTTTGCAGCGGGTGATTTTCTTTGGTTCCAAAGCCCATCTTGTGAGGTTTTGGGATCTCGGTGGAATGTATATTTTTGTGGACGATGTCACGGATTCTTCGCCATACCACACGATGTATTTTATGGATGTTACTTGCGCCATTGTCAATCGCATGGGCACAAGAGGAGGAAACCATTCCAATGTCGGAAGTCACCGATGCCGGTACGCAATATGCCGACGGTATACAGGTGTACGACCGGTTCAATGAACGAATCGGCGGTGACTCATTGAGGTATTGCAACGGAAGGTTGTGTGACGGGTGGGTGGAAGATTACCACAGTAACGGCAAGCTGAAGCACCGCGGGTATTATGCCCAGGGCAGGTTGATATCCGTTTATTTCAATTACTATGAGTCCGGACAGCTGGAAAGGGAATTCCACACCAAGGGGGATAATGCGTCTGAGATGACCAGCTATTATAGCGACGGACAGGTTCACTCAAAAATACGTTACAAAAATGGTGAACCCCTGGAATGGGAAGAGTACTATTCCAATGGAAAGCTGGAGTTTCAGGAAGTGAACCACCGGAGTTTCGAATACCACATCGTCAACAAGTTCTTTTATGAAAGCGGTTTGCCCCAATCTGAAATGGTGCTGGTTGACAAGAAAAAACTGATCTTCGACAAACGGGAATACTACTCCGATGGCAAAGTACAGTTGGAAGGGCAGGTGCGTTACAGCAAGGACGTATCGGATTATGTGAAAGTAGGAACATGGAAGGCGTTTGATGAGAAAGGGGCCATGGTCTCCGAAGATCAGTATGACAACGACGGAAGGTTGAAGTCAAAGCCTTGATGGCATAATCCCGTACAAATCCCATTCACATCCCGAGAAAAGTTTAAAGGGAGGGCACCCCGTTGTGTTCCGGAAATGATGCAGTCTTTTATTCCCAGATTAAAAAAGTTCGGCGCGCTTGTGCTACGTTCCGTACGTGGAGAGGCGCTTGATTTTACCCAAGGCAACATCAGCGCTTCCATACTTTTGCTGGCCATTCCCATGATTCTGGAAATGATGATGGAGTCCACTTTTGCTGTGGTCGATATCTATTTTGTGAGCCGCATCGGTGTGGATGCTGTAGCAACCGTCGGTCTGACAGAATCCATTCTCACCTTGGTTTATTCCCTGGCGTTCGGTTCCAGCATGGCTGTTACGGCCATGGTGGCCCGGCGGGTAGGAGAAAAGAACCTGGGCGATGCCTCCCGAACCGCCATGCAAGCGATATGGTTAAGCCTTGGGTTGGCCAGCGTAATCAGCGTGGCGGGTCTCTTTCTCGCGGAAAATATATTGTTGCTCATGGGGGCAGAACCGGGCATGGCCCATGCCAATGCAGGGTATACCAGATGGATGTTGGGAGGAAATTATGTGATCATGCTGATCTTTATGCACAACGCCATTTTCCGAGGCGCGGGCAACCCGTTCCTGGCGTGGTATGCGTTGGGCATCTCCAACGGACTTAACATCATCCTGGACCCGATGTTGATTTTCGGTTGGGGACCTTTTCCGCAGTTGGGACTTGAAGGCGCAGCCATCGCAACCAACATCGGTCGGGGAGTGGGGGTGCTCTTCCAGTTGTATTTCCTGTTCTTCGGGAACCGCCAGGTATGCCTGAAGAAATATGTATCGCTTGATTGGAAGATCATCAGGCGGATGGTGGTTCTGTCAACGGGCGGTACGGGACAATTCCTGATCGCATCCGCCAGTTGGGTGTTCCTGATGAAGATCATGGCCCATTTCGGTTCGGAGAACCTGGCGGGGTATGTGTTGGGTATCCGCGTGCTGGTATTCACCATTCTTCCCGCCTGGGGTTTGTCGAATGCAGCAGCCACCCTGGTAGGGCAAAACCTGGGTGCCGGTTTGCCGGATCGGGCAGAACAGGCGGTGTGGCGAACGGGATGGTTTAACATGGCTTTCATGGGGCTGGTGGCACTGGTTTATTACTTTTTGCCTGAACAGGTGTTGGGTTTGTTTGATGTGACTGGAGATGTGTTGGTGTCCGGTGTCAGAACACTGAAGCTGGTTAGCCTGGGCTACCTGTTTTTCGCCTGGGGGATGGTGTTTGCGCAGGCATTCAATGGGGCTGGTGACACACAAACTCCAACCTGGATGAATTTCATCGTGTTTTGGTTGTTGCAGATCCCTGTGGCCTACCTGACTTCCATTGTGATGGACCTTGGACCTGTGGCCGTGCTTGTATGCATTGCAGCAGCAGAAGGTGTGCTGGCCGCCATGAGTTGGGTGGTGTTCAGGAGGGGGAAATGGAAGCTGCGTCAGGTATGAACTTCAGGTTATATCAATTCTCCATGTTGGCCGGCTCTACATGCACCAGCACATCTGCGATTTCCGGGAAGTGATCCTGAAGGGTGTTTTTGAGGTTATGGGCGATGGTGTGCCCCTCGGTCACCGACAGGTTGCCATCCACTTCCATATGTAAATCCACATGAAAGGTCGTGCCGGTTTTGCGCACGAAGCATTTTTCGGTACCCGCTACGCCCGGAACGCCGGCAGCAACTTCACGAATGCGAAGCACCATTTCATCGTACATGTGTTCGTCGAGGATTTCACCCAGGGCCGGTCTGAAGATCAGGTAGGCATTGTAAACAATGAAAACCGACGCCAGCAACGCCGCCCAGTCATCGGCCGTTTCATATCCCTTGCCCATCCAAAGTGAGATGGAAATGCCGATAAAGGCCATCAAAGATGTGATGGCATCACTCCTGTGGTGCCAGGCCTCGGCATGCAGGGAGGTGCTGCCGGTTTCCTTGCTGCTTTTGGAAACCAGCCGAAAGAAGATCTCCTTGGCAACAATCACCGTTCCCAGTACGATGAGGGTGAATGGAGCAGGTATTTTGTGAGGGGTTTGGATATGCATGATGCTCTCATATGCGATTACCGTGGCCGAGATGACCAGGAAACCCACCACAACGAAAGTGAAAAGCGGTTCGGCCTTTCCGTGGCCATAAGGATGATTCTCATCCGCAGGCTTGGTGGCATACCGCAAGCCGATCAACACAAGGAGCGAAGCAAATACGTCGGTGGATGATTCGATGCCGTCTGCGATCAGCGCATACGAATGCCCGAGAAATCCGGCACTTCCCTTGATACCCGCCAGCAACAGGTTAATGAAAATACCAGCGATGGTAATCCGCAATGCCTTTTTCCTCGGATCAGACATGTTGTAAAGGTAAGTTATCGCATTGAAGTGAACCAGTGTCAGGCCGACTTCACAGTGGGCAACACTTTTTTGGTTTTTCGTCCCGACAAAAAATAGTAAACCGCCACAGCCGGGAACATGATCAGCGCCAGGATAAAGGTCCAGGTCACCCACGGTTTTTCATACCTGAATTCAACGGTGTGCTGTCCCTGTGGTACCAAAACACTTTGCATGCTGAAGCAGGTGGTCAGCCTGGGCGTTTCCTTTCCGTCTATATATGCATGCCAGCCCGGGTAATCGTTTTGCATGATGGTCAGAAACCGGGTATGTAATACGGTGATGGCGGCTGTTACGCCATTGGGTGAAAAATCGGTGATGTTGATTTTGTCTGCTGCGGAAGATTCGGCGGAAGACGGGATGGTAAACGGAAATCCCGATAACTGGTCGGATGCGATCACCAGTGTGCGGTTGTTGGGTACCGCCATCTCGCTCATCGATGTCATGTCACCGGCGATCTGGATGTCTTTGGATAAAAAGATCCACGGGTTTTGCCAGATGGAATCCCGGAAGGCACTGTTGTATAAGAGGTCGAAATTGTTCAGCACAAACGGATTGTATCCGTCGCCCGAAATGCGCTTGAAATACATGTTGGTGTTCCGCCAGAAAGGTGTGCCCGGAATGCCCTGGTCCTTTGTGTCGATCATCTTGATGTTTTCGGGCACAGGGAAGCCGGACGGATACGGTTCCAGCAGGCGTTCGGATTGGATCGGGGAAAACTCGCTCACCACGGTGTACGGGAGGTTCAGCTGAACCGCCATGACCATATCAACGGCTGTAAAGATTAGCATGTATACCGGAAGTAAACGTTTGTTCCTGCCATAGTATAACAACCCGAGGAGCGAGGCCAGCATCACCAGTTGTATCACGCCCTGGAAGACGACATGCTCTGCCTTGCCCGACTCAGCCGACATCCGGATGAGACCCGGGCCGGCGGTTGTAGGAGAGAGGTCGGTGGTTTGGTCCAGGAAGTAGAGCACGAGTCCGGTAAACGCCGTCCCCATCAGGATGATCAGTGCGGAGACGATCCGTGTGCGGCGTTTGGCCAGCACATAGTCGATAGAGAACCCGGCGGGGACCAGGAAAGCCACGAGTGCGAAAATCCTGAACAGTGAAGGGAACCGGAACATGTCCATAAACGGCACGAAGTCGTACAGCAGCTTGCGTACCGGAAGGGCATCTCCCCAGGCGGCCGCCAGACAAAAGGTTCCGAACAACATAAAGGTCCACTCCTTGCGGTTGATCCTGCGTATCATGGCCAGCAGGAAAAAGGCCAGGGGCAACAACCCCGAGTAGGCGTTGGCCATGGAAATATCGGTCCCGAAAAACTCCCCGTCTTTTACTGTTGCATACGGTGTGAAGAAGGAGATCATGGCGCGCGGCGAGAATGGACCGAACAAAGCGCGTTCTTCCGTTACACCGCTGCCACGGAGCATCAGCGGCATGGATTCTTTCACGGAAAGCAAAAATCCTACGGTTAATACCAGCACAACCGCCACTGCGATTGTTCCTCCCAGCAGCAGCTTCAGCCAGTTTTCGTGTTGTTTTTTCCTGTACCAGGAAACGCCCCTCACCGCTACCAGGGCCAGCAGGAAATAAAAGAGGATGAAAAGGAAACCGGGATATCCGCCGGTGATCATCATGGATAGGAAGAAGGCGAACTTAACCACATGCCGGATCCGGAAACTGTTGATGTATTGTAAAAATGCGGCGATGGTGAAGGGCAGCCATGCGGCACTCACGATCCATGTCATGTGCTGCGCGTTGGAAGTAAATACCCCGCCAAGTGCATATGCCATGGCAATGATCATCGAAGCAGTGGTGCTGTGGCCGACGGTAGACCCCAGAATCAGCATGCCTGAAGCAGCTATCATCAGGTGAAGAATGAACTCGATCTGTATGCCCTGGGTGGAATAGTGTGTAAGGAAGCCCATGATCCATGTCACCGGATACCAAACCCCGGCTTGCGGATCGGCATGGATGGGATAACCACCATGCTCATAAGGATTCCACATGGGGATGATACCGTTGTTAAGGTTCTCTGCAATAAAGCGCCTCCATGGGAAAAACTGATCCACCATGTCCCACTGCAGGATGTTGGTCATGGATATCACCTGCGCATAGGCGATGATCACCAATAACCATAAAATCACATGTTGTTGCCAGGGGCGTAATTGCATCGGACACAGCTTGGGTTGCCAAATATACTTTAATTAAGTCTCAAGTCGCAAGTCTCCCTCCTTCGCAAAAGCTACGGGCGGGCAAGCAAGTTGCCATCCTGCCTGTGTGGGCAATGTGCCATCTGTTGTCTATCCTCTAATGTCTCAGATCCTAGAATAGGTATAAACACCTAAAATGCTGATCCACTGCAACATTCATGTGGGTGCTTCGTACAATCGGGTAAGGGCATACGGAAGGTGAAAATTTGGATTGTCCTGTGTGAGCCGGGTTTGTGTAACAACAACCCGGTTTCTTTTTTGCCATCGGCCATTGCATTTTTCAAAACCGTTTGCTTACATTTGCGGCATGATCAATCGTAGCAAGAATCAAGCTTGGTGGTGGATGTTGACCTGAAGGTGAACAGCTACCGCTTTGATTTGTCCAATATACCAAAGGCCCGCTGTTCGAACAGCGGGCCTTTTTTTATGATAATTTTGCCGAGCTTATGAAAAAGTATTCCTTCCAGACCGTCCACCGCAAATTGCTGGCGGACACATTCACTCCGGTGGGCATGTACCTGCAACTGAGAGACAAGTTTCCCAACAGCCTCTTGCTGGAGAGTTCCGATTACCATGGCAATGAGAATTCGTTCTCTTATATCTGCTGTGATCCGGTGGCTGCCTTCAGGGTAGAAGGTGAGACCTTGTTTGAGAAATTCCCCGATGGAACGGAAAACAAAACCGCCATCACCGAAGGCACCGATGTGGTGGATGCCCTGGGAAAGTTCGCCGCTTCCTTTGTCTCCGACTCAGGCCCCAAAGGCATCATCAATAACGGACTCTTCGGGTACATGTGCTACGATGCCGTGCGCTACTACGAAGACATTCGCCTTGAAAACAAAGTAGCTGAAGGAAAGCAGATCCCCGATCTTTATTACAAGGTGTTCCGGTACGTGATCGCCGTTGATCACTTCCACAACGAGGTACACATCTTCGAGCATCTTTACCAACAGGAAGAAAGCCGTATCGAACAGGTGGTGTCTCTGATCCGCAACAAGAACTTCGCCACCTATCGTTTCCAGACAACAGAAGCTGAGGTGAGCAACTTCACCGACGAAGCATTCATGCAGGTGGTGGCGAAAGGCAAAGAACATTGTCGCAGGGGCGACGTTTTCCAGATCGTTTTGTCACGCGAATTCAGCCGCGGATTCAAAGGCGATGAGTTCAATGTGTACCGCACCCTCCGAAGCGTCAATCCCTCTCCCTATCTTTTTTACTTCGATTTTGGCAACTTCAAGATCTTCGGTTCTTCACCTGAAGCGCAAATCGTGGTGAAAGGCGGCGTAGCCAGCATCTACCCGATCGCCGGTACCTTCCGCAGAACAGGCGACGACAAGGCCGACCAGGAAGCGGCACTCGCGCTCATGGAAGACCCCAAGGAGAATGCCGAGCACGTGATGCTGGTAGACCTGGCACGCAATGACCTCAGCCGCAACTGCGATGAGGTGGAGGTGGAAACCTTCAAGGAAATCCAGTACTACAGCCATGTGATCCACATGGTGTCCAAAGTGTCCGGGAAACTGCGGAAGAACACATCACCCTTACGTGTGGTGGCGGAGACCTTTCCTGCCGGAACCCTCTCGGGCGCACCCAAACACATGGCCATGCAACTGATCGACCGCTATGAAAACGGAGGCAGAAGTTTCTACGGTGGATGCCTGGGTTACCTGGGTTTCAACGGCGACTTCAACCATGCCATCATGATCCGGTCTTTCCTGAGCAAGTCAAACCGCCTGTATTACCAGGCAGGCGCCGGCGTGGTGGAAAAGTCGCTGGAGGAAAATGAAAAGAATGAAGTGAACAACAAACTGGCGGCGCTCAACAACGCCCTGGCTAAAGCGGAGGAATTGTAACGTGCGCATCCTGATTTTCGACAACTACGATTCATTTACCTACAACCTCGTGCACATCGTGCAGAAGCTGGGGTACGACAACTACGAGGTGTTCCGCAACGACAAGATCGCGTTGGAAGACATCGCTGCCTATGATAAAATCATCCTTTCACCAGGACCGGGCATTCCCTCCGAAGCGGGTATCCTGCTCGATCTCATCCGAACCTATGCGCCATCCAAAAGTATCCTGGGCGTATGCCTCGGCCACCAGGCCATCGGTGAAGTGTTCGGTGCGCAACTGGTGAACATCCCCGACGTGATGCACGGTGTGGCCACCTCCGCGAATGTGTTGGATGAAGAGGAGATACTGTTCCGGGATGTGCCCCACCCGCTGACCATCGGACGCTACCACAGCTGGATCGTGGGCAAGGAAGGCTTTCCGAATGATGTGCTGCGCATCACGGCTGAAGATGAACAAGGCCACATCATGGGACTCCGGCACCTGCAATATGACGTGAGGGGCGTGCAGTTCCACCCCGAATCCGTGCTCACCGAACACGGCGAACAGATGTTACAAAATTGGTTGACCCACTGATATGAACCAGACCACCGCAAACACTACCACAATGCAGGAAGCGCTTTCCATGAAAGACATCCTGAACCGTTTGTTCGAGTACAAGTCCCTCAGCAAGGATGAGGCTTATGACGTGCTCCGCAACATCGCCAATGCATCTTTCAATACCAGTGAACTGGCGGCTTTCCTTACGGTGTACCTCATGCGCAGCATCACCGTGGAAGAACTGTCGGGCTTTCGCCATGCGCTGCTCGACCTGTGCCTCAATGTAGACCTGTCGGAGTACGACCCCATTGACCTGTGTGGTACCGGCGGCGACGGCAAAAACACGTTTAATATCTCCACGCTCTCATCCTTCGTGGTGGCAGGTGCAGGGTACAAGGTGACCAAGCACGGCAACTATGGCGTGAGTTCCGTGTCTGGTTCTTCCAATGTGCTGGAGCATTTCGGACTGAAGTTTACCAACGAGAAAGACAAACTGCGCACGCAACTGGAGAAGGCCGGCATCTGCTTTTTGCATGCCCCCCTTTTTCACCCCGCGATGAAACAGGTGGGACCGGTGCGGAAAGAGTTGAAGATGAAAACCTTCTTCAACATGCTCGGTCCGATGGTGAACCCCGCATTCCCCCGCAAACAGATTGTGGGTGTGTTCAACCTTGACCTTGCGCGCCTTTACCAATACATGCTGCAGGATACCGATAAGGAGTTCATGATCATCTATGCCCTCGACGGATATGATGAGGTGTCGCTCACCGGCGAATTCAAGGTGATCCGCAGGAAAGGAGAACAGGTGCTGCGCCCGGAAGACCTCGGACTGCATACCTGCAAAGCCGATGAAATTTTTGGCGGAGATACTGTGGAAGAAGCCGCCGCCATTTTTACGCAGATACTGGAAGGAAACGGCAGTCGCGCCCAGAATGAAGTGGTGATCGCCAATTCAGGATTGGCCATTGCATGCAGCAATCCTTCCCTCTCAACCGAAGATGCTGTTGCTGCGGCACGTGAATCGCTCACGTCCGGCAAGGCATTGGAAAGCTTTAAAAAACTGATTGCCCTATGAATATCTTAGAAAAGATTATCGCCTCGAAATTCAAGGAAGTAGAGGAGAGGAAAAGCCTGTTTCCGGTGAAGCTGCTGGAAGGAACGTCGCATTTCACCGCTCCCGTGGTGTCCATGGAAACCTACATCCGGCGCCCCGACCTGTCGGGCATCATCGCCGAGATCAAACGAAAGTCGCCATCAAAGGGTGTGATCAATGCGCACATATCCGTGGAGCAGGTATCCCTGGCTTATATGGCCGCCGGTGCATCTGCGCTTTCTGTTCTTACCGAT harbors:
- a CDS encoding MATE family efflux transporter, with protein sequence MQSFIPRLKKFGALVLRSVRGEALDFTQGNISASILLLAIPMILEMMMESTFAVVDIYFVSRIGVDAVATVGLTESILTLVYSLAFGSSMAVTAMVARRVGEKNLGDASRTAMQAIWLSLGLASVISVAGLFLAENILLLMGAEPGMAHANAGYTRWMLGGNYVIMLIFMHNAIFRGAGNPFLAWYALGISNGLNIILDPMLIFGWGPFPQLGLEGAAIATNIGRGVGVLFQLYFLFFGNRQVCLKKYVSLDWKIIRRMVVLSTGGTGQFLIASASWVFLMKIMAHFGSENLAGYVLGIRVLVFTILPAWGLSNAAATLVGQNLGAGLPDRAEQAVWRTGWFNMAFMGLVALVYYFLPEQVLGLFDVTGDVLVSGVRTLKLVSLGYLFFAWGMVFAQAFNGAGDTQTPTWMNFIVFWLLQIPVAYLTSIVMDLGPVAVLVCIAAAEGVLAAMSWVVFRRGKWKLRQV
- a CDS encoding cation transporter, which translates into the protein MSDPRKKALRITIAGIFINLLLAGIKGSAGFLGHSYALIADGIESSTDVFASLLVLIGLRYATKPADENHPYGHGKAEPLFTFVVVGFLVISATVIAYESIMHIQTPHKIPAPFTLIVLGTVIVAKEIFFRLVSKSSKETGSTSLHAEAWHHRSDAITSLMAFIGISISLWMGKGYETADDWAALLASVFIVYNAYLIFRPALGEILDEHMYDEMVLRIREVAAGVPGVAGTEKCFVRKTGTTFHVDLHMEVDGNLSVTEGHTIAHNLKNTLQDHFPEIADVLVHVEPANMEN
- a CDS encoding anthranilate synthase component I family protein, which gives rise to MKKYSFQTVHRKLLADTFTPVGMYLQLRDKFPNSLLLESSDYHGNENSFSYICCDPVAAFRVEGETLFEKFPDGTENKTAITEGTDVVDALGKFAASFVSDSGPKGIINNGLFGYMCYDAVRYYEDIRLENKVAEGKQIPDLYYKVFRYVIAVDHFHNEVHIFEHLYQQEESRIEQVVSLIRNKNFATYRFQTTEAEVSNFTDEAFMQVVAKGKEHCRRGDVFQIVLSREFSRGFKGDEFNVYRTLRSVNPSPYLFYFDFGNFKIFGSSPEAQIVVKGGVASIYPIAGTFRRTGDDKADQEAALALMEDPKENAEHVMLVDLARNDLSRNCDEVEVETFKEIQYYSHVIHMVSKVSGKLRKNTSPLRVVAETFPAGTLSGAPKHMAMQLIDRYENGGRSFYGGCLGYLGFNGDFNHAIMIRSFLSKSNRLYYQAGAGVVEKSLEENEKNEVNNKLAALNNALAKAEEL
- a CDS encoding aminodeoxychorismate/anthranilate synthase component II, with protein sequence MRILIFDNYDSFTYNLVHIVQKLGYDNYEVFRNDKIALEDIAAYDKIILSPGPGIPSEAGILLDLIRTYAPSKSILGVCLGHQAIGEVFGAQLVNIPDVMHGVATSANVLDEEEILFRDVPHPLTIGRYHSWIVGKEGFPNDVLRITAEDEQGHIMGLRHLQYDVRGVQFHPESVLTEHGEQMLQNWLTH
- the trpD gene encoding anthranilate phosphoribosyltransferase, translated to MKDILNRLFEYKSLSKDEAYDVLRNIANASFNTSELAAFLTVYLMRSITVEELSGFRHALLDLCLNVDLSEYDPIDLCGTGGDGKNTFNISTLSSFVVAGAGYKVTKHGNYGVSSVSGSSNVLEHFGLKFTNEKDKLRTQLEKAGICFLHAPLFHPAMKQVGPVRKELKMKTFFNMLGPMVNPAFPRKQIVGVFNLDLARLYQYMLQDTDKEFMIIYALDGYDEVSLTGEFKVIRRKGEQVLRPEDLGLHTCKADEIFGGDTVEEAAAIFTQILEGNGSRAQNEVVIANSGLAIACSNPSLSTEDAVAAARESLTSGKALESFKKLIAL